The DNA sequence TTCATGAGCTCATCTCTCGGGcttttgacttagcttttgaTTTACCTTCTTATCTTCTTTCAGTGCCTGAATCTCGTTATCCAACCTGATATACTTCTGAACCTTGTCTATCAATTGTTGGTACGTCATGGCCAGGTTTTTAATTAAGGAATTCATAAACTTAACTTGCAAGTTCCTTCCTTCAACgcctcacatgctatctcataatTCATCTCTTCCACCTATATGGCTTTAGCATTGAAACGagaaataaaactccttaaagactctcCCTCTCTCTGGCAGATCTTTCACTAGTCCAAAAAAAACTTTTTGGGAGGTATGTAGGTGATAAATCTAGATTTGAATATTATAGCAAATTATATAAAGTTTTGGATTAAATCTGGACTTAAATATTGATACCATTTCTAAACCAAACCCGTATGTGTCGATGGAAACACTCGACATAACACAAAATCATTTACATCCTAAAGCTACATGGTCGTCCTGAAAATGGCTAGATGACTTTTGGGGTATATTGTTTCGTCAAACTTGCCTAAGTTGGGCAACTTGAATTTGGCGGAAAAGGTTTTCGCTAGTATTTCTTTTGAAAGAGGCGAGACACCATCTAAACTAAAATCCTCTTCCTGTTCTTTTTGGTACCTTTGTATGGCCCGTACTAGCTTTCAGTCCACTCCTTTCGGAGCCTCATCCAATTCATCTTCATATTCAGACTTTCCTTTATACTGCAGTTTAGCCACTTCCATCTGAGCCCTTGGGGTGTCTACAGAGGTTTCGTCCCTTCTTTCAGAGTCCATTTTAGATGCTTCTTCCCGAGACTTATACTGCCCGAGAGTAGCCTAAAGCTTTTGGATATACTGGAGTATCTGCtcgttatttaaattattaaggtcAGCTTCATTGATCACTGGGGACGTGTTTTCCCAGTTGTTTGGGACAGAGAAAATAATGACTCCCTCATTGGTAGCAATATTGATAGTAACTGTAGAACTTTCAGCCATCTTGAGTGTGGACAGACGATTAAAGAACCGATCGTGATCCAAAAAAAGATTTAATAGATCTCCtagcaatggaaccaaatgatgtaacTGAGATTACATTGATGACGTGGTCGGAACGACACTGTGCTATTATTGGCTGGAACCTACAAGAGAGAAAATGTAAAGTGGTGGTGGGTGCTCACGGCAGCCATTTCAACGCTCAAGTTAGTATCTTGATAAATATAGAGAATGTAATTGATTACTTAGAGGTTGAGTGGTATTAGAGATAGCATACATTTGCCATTAGGATTGTTCTCCtcttatactataagaagatggagataagTATAGTGTTTCTTGAAAATTCAATAATGATGTGGTCGGCTATTTGATAAATGGATATTATCAGTTAATAGGTTAGTGATCATGTGATCTTTAGCGAAATAGAAATATGCCTAATAACGGTAATTCTATGTGAAAACTTGGTCTATAGAGAGGGGAGTTTTGATGATAATCCGGGTATTAAAGTATTTGGTGGGATCTTGTCAAATTCTTATCATATATCTCCTATTTTATGGTAAAAGTCCATAACTTGGATTGGACGGATAGTTATGTAACATCAATAACTATActcaaagtaaaaaaaatttaagaaaattatcaatttaaacttataatttaaattctattatcCCAACTCAGTCAGATTTGATTTTACTTTCTCAATTGATGTAATCatggtttttttttatcatcaattaacttaatcattaaaaaaaaaaccgtttaattatcataatcataaatttagtgtgtttaattattataattataaatttgctattataatataaattaattttaaattgaaattatagtTGCATATAAtagaaaaagttaaaatatattattgcaAATTAAAACGTTGGAgctacttaaaaaaataaaaatgttggATGTAGGTATAACTACAAACATTTCTTTTTCTATCCAATTGCACTTTTTCTTTAGAGCacattttttcaaaataatttacatCTTTTCATTACCAACcccctccttttttttttttttgaaatggaccAACCCCCTCCTTAAATTAGTAATTAAGGTAAaatcttttcattttattaatttattaaaagaattaatttatttttttattttaaaataaaatagttcaATGCAAAATTatcacatttaaaattttaatccatTATTATTAATGAAAGTTACAACACACCTAATCTAACATGCATATAAGATCTAAGGTCTGAATTATCATTCATTACTGCCTTATGGCCACTTATAATTTTGTTCAAATTTTTAGGTTATTTTTCTTAAGCAATTTGAAAATATCTTTTGTAAGTTATATCagttcaactttttttttttttttaattgtgaaaagagataaaataattgtgattcatttgctttattttaatttttttcatttacataaataaaaaaaatcttaaacgtaattgttatttatataataattcaattataaatattaattaagattaattttattataattagtagttaaatgtatttattatatgctaataaaaaaaattatttcttttttttattaaatataatatgaattttatttttataaggtCCAAATGAACTCAATGAATATCGGTCACAAATAAAAATCCAACTCTACActctaaagaaaaaataagaactCAATCCAAAAAATTAGATTCAAACCCTAACTCAAGAAGTTGACCGGAACTTACTTAGAAAGTTCCCATCACATTGACACTGCACCGATGAGCCAAGTAAACAACAATATAATCACGGTAAGAACAACGATTATACAATCACAGCACGCAAccataatagaaaaaaattcagCTGAACATATTTTTAGCCACAGCCAAACAAATCGAAATAGCCACTGCCGACTGTAGAATAGAGAAATCCAATTCTGAATAATGAACCAACGGCTGACGACATACAACCAACGTTCTTGTAAATTCAGTGCCACCATCGTCAGAAAAAAGCTAATCCATGGTATTTTCAGTTTGATAAAACCATGAAGCCACCATCTAGGAGCAGACTTGTGCTCCGACATTAATTTTTGCCAACCCCATTACTCCCGACGAGAACAACACAAGCGGAGCATCTCCAATATCACCATAAATCAAAACTCTCgaacatcaaaataaataaataaaaaaaatcaaaataaaaaaatagaacaaAAAAATAGATTTCAAAACAGTCTCACCAAAAACATCAGATCTATAAAAGAGAATCTAAAGAAACTTTCACGGCCAAAGAAAAATGTCTAGATAAACAAATCCCTCCACCAAATCGCTTTCTGACTCTCTTCTATCTTCTCTCTTCTCTACTCCTTTTACTTAGAGATTGGTTAACAATAATATGTTATCACTAATGTCCTTGAGCATGATTTTCTTAAAGAGATTACAATGATgtacaaatttttttttcatcattaTCAGTTGTTTTACATTTTAATAGTGTTTTTTtcagtaaataaaaaaatattaataaaataaaagagtaaggATTAAGTAAACACTCACAAAAAATTAGACTAAAAAGAGACTTAAAAGTgactaaaaataacaaaatattattgcAGTGAAACCaagcaaaaacaaaaacaaagagAGAAGAAGCACTAAATAACAAGCTGAGATCGATGGAGCAATTAAACGAAGGGGAGTGAAGCTAAAAATCATAAATAGCTAGGATAACAAGGGTTGAATCAAAGCCATGAGGGACTCGACAATAAAATGAACCTTGGAGAAGATATTGAACAAGTAACTAAATGATAATCAAAATCTTTAATGAAGCCAATGGTCCAAGAATTAATTAATGCTCCAAACTAACTACCTGTAGCAGCCTTGAAGGTAAGACCAATGATAACTTGTCAATTGAAAGCACCATAAAAACACTAAATTTGGGAGGAAGAACCAAAAGACTTGCTAAAAAATTATGAGAGAGCTTGGTGGGTAAATCACTTTCCAAAAACATCAGCTAAGGTTTTGTGACAGTTGCCAAAATGATTTACATGATTGAGGGTAAATTCTCTAAGAAAATTGATTGAAAGGGAGGAATGCCATTAATATGTCTACATCAATTTCCTATTTAATTCCTTGTCATTCATGTTTTCAATCCTTCATTGATTTGCTCACCTCATCACTCTCCTCTTCTTCCGTATGTCTCAATAGTTAATAATCGGCTAGATGGAGTATgtaagttcttttttttttttttaaagtaatacaagataatataaattatagtataaaataataaagtctCTACAATttgctaaaatataattttagctTATATATTGTGTTTTGAGAATATATATATGAtctgattaaaataaaattatgcgataattaatcaatttgcaatataaaaaaaaagtagttgaatatatatatatatgatatggTTAAAATAAAATCGTGTgatgattaattaatttataaaaaaaagataagatAATTAGCGCATACAACTATCACTCCGACGCtccaatcaataaattaaaaaaataataaatataataaataatttaaaatttaagagtagttatatatatatataatgattaaTGATATAATGAATTATTGTCACTCGATTAATAGTGTgcataaaaaaaactttatttatatgtagtctattatgaatttaatataataatgatatgataatatatgtataaaaattaaattagatttatttattttattttgagtctATTATTAATTGAGTTTAAGAAAAATTTAGAATTCAATTTATGTCAGCTATATATTCATAGAAAAAACAGGTTCACccctttaaatatataaattactttATACACTCACCTGATTAAAAGttataatatcaaataattagtttttttaattttaaataacacCTTAGCTTTTACAGTAGATAGATGTAAAAATTTTCCAAAGGCCAATAATTATTGAGCAGTTGGAAACATAAATGAAATGAGTAAATGGGGGACGAGACCACCTTTCTTTTTCCGCTTTTTCTGATTTTGTACAGGCTACAGCTACACTCCAGATTATGGATGATGTGATGTAAAGAAATGATGGATATATTATTACATATTATTGTATATTCATCCTTTGGCATCTTCTATTTGCTCTCACCCGAGAGTAGTTCATACTTCAATTGTCCTATGGGCCATTTGTAATTGCCTGCCTCTAAAAGCAACATCAGCTCACTGTCTGAGCCATACCCTTTTGGATTGGATTTCATCttctcttaattaattaattaattttacggTTGGTTTTAATCGCTTTTCGACGCTTAACAACAGCTCTAAAATGACATCCACCCACATGAAAAAGGTTCGCAAAAGTTTTTTTTGCATTATAATTAAATGCATaatcacttttcttttcttttctttttctttttctttttcatgtttGCTTTTGTCCTACATATGTCGCAGCGGCTTTTCTAGTTTACGAACAGCCACTTAGTGTTTTTCCCcctttcaaaaaatttataataattctaTCACTCCTCTGTCGTTATTTTTACTTAATTACCCacttattttataattgaattaagtgaattcaattcaatcttaaatctaaaaaatatttaaataaatctcaTCTTTATGGTGAATCGATttcagataattttttttataatttttataaaaatatattattattatatatacctACAaagaatttatattaaataatttatatattcattATATACACTTCAATTAATTTACCTTAGCAgcgcttttttttattttttatttccaaTTTACCTTAGCTTTATATAGAATctgctttttcttttattttatgttctTTTAATAAAAGTAAATCATTTATGTATTCATAGTcgtatagtattttttttatttgaattttgtaatatttaaaatatttattttataattaattgaaaaattataaacattCATCTaatgttaataaattaataaaattattattatatatttattattaattatgaaaatatatttattatttataaatatgcaaaacattaatatatgaaaattaatgataaattataatagaaaattCTTTAATGAATTGCCTAAAGAAGCACATATAGCAAaagatgtatatatatatatatttagtaaattgctattataattatttttcatttattaaaattttatgtatttataaacaaaaaatatatttttcataattactaataaatatagAATGAATCTTATTAACTTATTAACATAAGGTCATCAAGATTTATAATTTTTCGATTAATTATACAACACATCTTACAAAGCTAATTTAATCAAAACAAAATTGTTGGACCACGTTTGCAAGAGAGAGTTTCTTATCTCAATGGTTCCTGTCAATCTGACGGTTCCCAAAACTACTATTTATTTCTAGACGTAGAATTTAATCTTTCTTGAATtcggaattaaaaaaaaaaattaattaatatgattaattactTTTCCGCTGGAAGAAGATAGAcagaaataaaatgaataaatggaggaaaaaaaaagtCTGCGCGTACCCGGCGCTTATCATCACTCACTTGGCATGTAATCGCGAAGTGGCTGAATAGCTTAGTAATCAGCTGAGAGGTTCATCGATCCATACGTAGCACCTGGGAAGGCCATACATGAGAAGAAAAGAGTACAATGTAGCCAAGAAACAACTTGCCGGACCGTATAATCAGTGCTTCCGGCAAGTCATCCTTGGCTGAATTACACTCTCTACCTCTTCATGCAAGGCCCCAAGGTCAGAATCCATCCGATTCATTTCATTCCATATCGCAAAGCCTGTGTGTATTTATAGGCAGAACATGTAGACCATATATACATTCTGAGTCCAAAAAAAGAAAGTGGGCGGCAGAGAGCCAAAGAGAAGAGCCAAATTGCCATATCCATCCAAACCCTACTCAGCAGTGTGGATCCCAGTTGCAGATATAGTGTGCCCACTTTTGTTTCAAAGGAGTGAAAAAGGCGGTACGAAATGCTCGCTCGGGGGAATATAATCTTTCAAGAGATATGGTTTCCGTGGAGCGAATACGTGCACCGCATTTATCAAGCCTCTAATGATTGATGCAGATGTTTTATTAGCTCATAATTTCCAATTTCAATGGTTTGCCGACCGGCGCGGTGACTGGAATTAAGCAAGTAATCATGCGAGTGGGTACAATTAATAGTAAGAATATATATGCAATTGGGGAATAGCTATAAGGTTCATGGTTTTGGGGTTTAATCCATCGTCATCGCTTACTAATTGTGTCATTCTTTCTCAAAACATCCTCATCTTTTATGTCTTTATTATGCCTCAGGATAAAGTTTTCACTTTTCACCGGCCGCCGCTTCTCGCTTGGCCACACGATACAAGTCGCTACAAGCTTCTATATATAGTAACTAgtaatctaaaaaattaatcaagggctcaggttttttattttctttttcttagcaggaaaatatttaatgtatttttgttTTGTCTGTAGTGTTGGATCAAAATTGGAATGATGGCAAAAACTAAAAACTTAATGAAAATTGCAAGGATAAAACAAAACGCGAGAAAAGGACAAACATTCATGGCGTGTAACTTTAAAATTAACACCTTCATATATTGTATCAAGGTTCTCAATTACCACATGTAGTTTGGTAATCCTAACTTTACAAAGTattttttgaagaaaaaatagaGTTAGAGCCAGTTTATTTTATCAATACAAACTTTGTTTTGCCAATAAATTCATTTACAAAATAAAGTTTACTACAGTACTATAGACGAAAAATAATACTAATCAGCAATAAAGAATTTAATCCTTTAATGATTGATATTGGTGctcatttaattcattttaaaattattaaaaacagtAATAAATACATGTATATGGGTTGTGGAGGTGTGTTGATGAAAGCTAATGCATATACGTATTCAGAGTTGTTGATGAGGATAAAGGCGAATTGGAAGGCCTTTAGCTGGCCTTAAAATGGGAAGACCTATAACCTTCTCGTCAGGAAACACCTTTTCTAACTTGAATTTTGTGACCACATTATGCATCAACACCAGTATTGCGATTCGGGCATACTCCTTTCCAGGGCACATATGAGCTCCTCCTCCAAATGGAACATATGCGTAAGGAACCAGCCCTTTTCCTTCAAACCTTGACGGCTCAAATTTTTCTGGATCCGGGAAGTATTCTGGACTTTTATGGGTGGCGAATGCATTCCAATGTAACTGCCAGGTAAACAAATTATTTAAGATCTTAATTAACTATCAATTGatctttattatattattatatactaGTAGATACTTCCATACCTTCCAGCCTCTGGGTATGAGAAATCCAGCATACGTGAAATTAGTGATCACCTCTCTAAAGGCTCCATTAGCTGGTGGATGGAGTCGTAACACTTCACTTGCCACATTCCATGAATACCTCATCCTTTGTATGTCATCCCAATTCAAGGGCTCATCCACTCCTTTTGCTCTCGCAATCTCAATTTGCTCTGCGCATAcatactaaattttattacaaattattttgtaCCAAACAAATGGCTTAGTATAAAGCTTTAGGTATCTGATAAAATACTATTGGTGTAGAATACTTCTTTTACATGACTTACCTTTCAAGACTGCATCATACACATTGGGCATCTCGGCCAGATACTTGATTACAAAAGTCATTGCGGTGCTTACGTTGTCGTAAGAAGCACTTATCAAGGCTAAAATCCTTGTTGCCATGTCGGATTCTTCTCCCTCCTCATTCAGCTCTAGTACATGTTGTGACAATATGCCCTGTGATTGGGATGGTAACCTGTCACTCTTCCACCCTTTGATCATAACTTCAAACTCTTTCCGGAGCTGCTTGGCCGCCTTGATTGCACGCCTGAAATTCGTCCCAGGAAGATCTATAGGCAACGAAAGAAGCCCTACTGAAAAGTGGCCAAATGGCTTCTGAAGTTGTGCAACTGTTTTGTCATCATCAATGCCTAAAAGTAACCGGCATGCTAATACAAATGTCAGATCCTTGGCAAAAGGGTGGACCTGAACAACCTGTTGGCCATCCCATTGAGCCTTTAGATAGAGTCTTGTTTTTGAATCCACAATGTTCACATACTTGCGGAGTGTGTCTGGCTTCAGAACTGGGGCGACAAATTTGCGCATTTTCATGGCCTCCTCGCTTTTGGATGCGTTTTGAGTGTCAAAAAATTTGTCAATAGAGCTAGGCCACCAGGATGTGAAAAGCCTGTTCTCGTTGGAGAAAACAAATTTGTTTCCCTCAGCATTGCAAAAAAGAACCATAGGTTGGCCTAGCAAAGACGTCTTAAAGAGCTTGGAGGAGTATTTCTTCTTTCTATCGTTTATGAATCTTTCAGGGACACCCTCCTTGGTGGTAGAGAGATATTCTATAGTTTCACCGATGAAAGGCCACCCGGTGCTGCCTGGAGGAGTCTGAAGTAGCGATTGTAGTTGTGCCTCATCTTTTTTGGATCTCAGCTTATTGCGAAGAAGAAAGTTGAGCAAGAGGGGaatggagaaaaagaaaatggctGAAACGAATAGAGAATTAACCATAGCAAGTTCCATGTTCGTGGGATTTACCAAATAATTAAGAACACTGATTAATgtgtatatataattataaggtTTATATGGGAAACTAAGATATCAAATTTACAAGACAAAGAttagaatcaattaataatCAGGGAAAAAACGAAAGCAAGAATATATATGATTGATGTTTTCAAAAGGCTTTCCGTTATCGGGATCAACTGAGATAATAACTCTTTTAAAAGAATTTGGTTAATGCTACACCTGAAGAAGACAAAAACCAggacaaaacacataaaaaatacAGGCATGAGGCATCTCTCCTCTTCGTTACGTTCAATAATTTTCCAGTATATAATAGTGGGagattaaattcaatttaaatagcTAGCCCCTCGATTTCCTCAGTTTTTCAACCTGCATATTTGGACCGTAACACAATGGAATATATATACACACCCACGAAAAGCAAAAAAGAAGATAATTTGTAATTCAAATTAGCAAGAATTTTATACTCGATTTAAGAAGAGATCAACCATAAGTAGGATATTTGACTTCGTGAGGAGC is a window from the Manihot esculenta cultivar AM560-2 chromosome 16, M.esculenta_v8, whole genome shotgun sequence genome containing:
- the LOC110602890 gene encoding beta-amyrin 28-monooxygenase, whose translation is MELAMVNSLFVSAIFFFSIPLLLNFLLRNKLRSKKDEAQLQSLLQTPPGSTGWPFIGETIEYLSTTKEGVPERFINDRKKKYSSKLFKTSLLGQPMVLFCNAEGNKFVFSNENRLFTSWWPSSIDKFFDTQNASKSEEAMKMRKFVAPVLKPDTLRKYVNIVDSKTRLYLKAQWDGQQVVQVHPFAKDLTFVLACRLLLGIDDDKTVAQLQKPFGHFSVGLLSLPIDLPGTNFRRAIKAAKQLRKEFEVMIKGWKSDRLPSQSQGILSQHVLELNEEGEESDMATRILALISASYDNVSTAMTFVIKYLAEMPNVYDAVLKEQIEIARAKGVDEPLNWDDIQRMRYSWNVASEVLRLHPPANGAFREVITNFTYAGFLIPRGWKLHWNAFATHKSPEYFPDPEKFEPSRFEGKGLVPYAYVPFGGGAHMCPGKEYARIAILVLMHNVVTKFKLEKVFPDEKVIGLPILRPAKGLPIRLYPHQQL